Proteins found in one Methanospirillum hungatei JF-1 genomic segment:
- the pglX gene encoding BREX-1 system adenine-specific DNA-methyltransferase PglX, with translation MDKAKIQLFSDSLRKNLLEETKKRAAHYGITGKAIATVEQEFEDSIIIGGEVYPRSIRDQRAYLVKEIEKKGYDRVMEEVTYTWFNRFVAIRFMEVNDYLPVRVFSSTSSGKTDPDILTKALDLTFLDIDREHVLDLKSDGRHEELFRYLFLRLCNYLHTTMPFLFEPIQDYSELLFPDRLLHTDSMLRDLNTIIPEDDWRETEIIGWIYQDYIAEKKDVLIKAKKQYTADQIPAVTQLFTPKWIVQYMVENSLGRLWMLNRPHSRLYERMEYYIRPDEQETDFLKISSPEELKVCDPACGSGHILVYAFDLLYEIYKEEGYLEQEIPEFILTHNLYGIEIDKRAGSLAAFALVMKARRMDKKFFDHPVQPHICVLENIELDEEDIDSYISAVGSNLFPTGLKETLMQFTEAENFGSLIRPMVGDVTDIRKILAEKNMSSNLLLFDTHQKVLKVLEQTEYLQPRYHVVIANPPYMGNKGMNNQLRDYAKKFYPNSKSDLFAMFIERGFDLLVHQGYSAMVTMQSWMFLSSYEKMRQNILDNATIICMSHMANGVMGIAFGTAATVWCNAYIKDYKGYFCYVEYENIGSDGKPISFPPYNERNKGAGLSITGA, from the coding sequence GTGGATAAGGCAAAGATACAACTTTTTTCTGATTCTCTCCGGAAGAACCTCCTTGAAGAGACGAAGAAGCGGGCTGCTCATTATGGGATTACGGGGAAAGCAATAGCAACGGTGGAGCAGGAGTTTGAGGATTCGATCATCATCGGCGGAGAGGTCTATCCCCGGAGTATTCGGGATCAGCGGGCGTATTTAGTCAAAGAAATCGAGAAGAAAGGGTACGACCGGGTGATGGAGGAGGTTACCTATACCTGGTTTAACCGGTTTGTTGCCATCCGGTTCATGGAGGTGAATGATTACCTGCCGGTTCGGGTCTTCTCCTCAACCTCATCCGGGAAGACTGATCCTGATATTCTGACAAAGGCTCTGGATCTCACCTTCCTGGATATCGATCGGGAGCATGTCCTGGATCTGAAGTCGGATGGCCGGCATGAGGAACTCTTTCGGTATCTCTTCCTTCGGCTGTGTAATTATCTGCATACAACGATGCCGTTTCTTTTTGAACCAATTCAGGATTATTCTGAGCTGCTCTTCCCTGACCGGCTGCTCCATACCGACTCCATGCTCAGAGATCTGAATACTATCATCCCCGAGGATGACTGGAGGGAGACGGAGATCATCGGCTGGATATACCAGGATTATATCGCCGAGAAGAAGGATGTCCTGATTAAAGCGAAGAAACAGTACACGGCAGACCAGATTCCGGCAGTGACCCAGCTCTTTACGCCCAAGTGGATTGTTCAGTATATGGTTGAGAACTCCCTTGGCCGGCTCTGGATGCTGAATCGCCCCCACTCACGGCTATATGAGCGGATGGAGTATTACATCCGGCCGGATGAGCAGGAGACCGATTTTCTGAAGATTTCATCTCCGGAAGAGCTGAAGGTCTGTGATCCTGCCTGTGGTTCAGGGCATATTCTTGTTTATGCCTTTGACCTGCTCTATGAGATCTACAAGGAAGAGGGGTACCTGGAGCAGGAGATCCCGGAGTTTATTCTGACCCATAATTTATATGGGATCGAGATAGACAAACGGGCGGGATCTCTTGCAGCATTCGCATTGGTGATGAAAGCGAGGAGGATGGATAAGAAGTTCTTTGATCACCCGGTTCAGCCTCATATCTGTGTTCTTGAGAATATCGAGCTGGATGAAGAGGATATTGATTCGTACATATCTGCCGTGGGGAGTAATCTCTTTCCGACCGGCCTGAAAGAGACTCTCATGCAGTTTACGGAGGCGGAGAACTTCGGATCGCTCATCCGGCCAATGGTCGGTGATGTAACGGATATCAGAAAAATTCTGGCGGAGAAGAATATGTCCTCAAATCTGCTCCTGTTTGATACGCATCAGAAAGTTCTGAAAGTTTTGGAACAGACTGAGTATTTACAGCCCAGATATCATGTGGTAATTGCAAACCCGCCGTATATGGGCAATAAAGGGATGAATAATCAGCTTCGTGATTATGCAAAAAAATTCTACCCGAATAGCAAATCAGATCTTTTTGCGATGTTTATCGAAAGAGGGTTTGATCTTCTTGTCCATCAGGGATATAGTGCAATGGTTACCATGCAAAGTTGGATGTTCTTGTCTTCATATGAAAAAATGAGGCAGAATATTCTTGACAATGCTACAATTATTTGCATGTCTCATATGGCGAATGGAGTGATGGGTATTGCATTTGGAACGGCTGCTACCGTATGGTGCAATGCATACATTAAGGACTATAAGGGTTACTTCTGTTATGTAGAGTATGAAAACATCGGTTCTGATGGAAAACCCATATCATTTCCACCATACAATGAGAGAAACAAAGGTGCAGGCCTTTCAATAACGGGGGCATAA
- a CDS encoding TIGR04255 family protein: protein MDNRLPHPPLQEVIFELKWRLDSIQPGFLKDPHYQILIGTLYGKLRELGYSFHEPLQTSNIPDEMVPYIVQHRFRPSKEQWPLVQIGSGILTLNDTTHYSWPDFSKRIRDLVENFFRVYPELDSLQILEMNLRYIDAVTIPEGTDPKEYLKQSVGADIVMPEALFINTGVMNRPVGFDIYQTFPREGDGTLVMIRYIYGHGTPPGKFTWETTVHIEGETVPKTPEKIIQWCNQAHDLTHDWFLKMCSDELMESFR from the coding sequence ATGGATAATCGGCTGCCTCATCCACCTCTCCAGGAAGTGATTTTTGAATTAAAATGGAGATTGGATTCAATTCAGCCCGGGTTTTTGAAAGACCCACATTATCAAATTCTTATTGGCACCCTTTATGGAAAATTACGTGAATTAGGGTACTCATTTCATGAACCCCTTCAAACATCAAATATTCCAGATGAAATGGTTCCTTATATCGTTCAACATCGATTCAGACCATCTAAAGAACAATGGCCTCTTGTTCAGATAGGATCTGGAATTTTGACTCTTAATGACACGACTCATTATTCATGGCCTGATTTTTCCAAGCGGATCCGAGATCTGGTAGAAAATTTTTTTCGTGTCTATCCTGAACTTGATTCATTACAGATCTTAGAGATGAACCTTCGATATATCGATGCGGTTACTATACCTGAAGGAACTGACCCTAAAGAGTATCTAAAACAGTCTGTGGGGGCTGATATTGTAATGCCTGAAGCATTGTTTATTAATACCGGAGTAATGAACAGGCCGGTTGGATTTGATATATATCAGACATTTCCTCGGGAAGGAGATGGAACTTTGGTAATGATCCGATATATCTATGGGCATGGAACACCACCGGGCAAATTCACCTGGGAAACTACCGTTCACATTGAAGGAGAAACAGTTCCAAAAACGCCTGAGAAAATCATTCAATGGTGTAATCAGGCCCATGATCTTACGCATGACTGGTTTTTGAAAATGTGTTCAGATGAATTAATGGAGTCATTTAGATGA
- a CDS encoding IS1-like element ISMhu11 family transposase (programmed frameshift), whose product MVGKRGPILITCQNPDCTYFQIEDGKNITKNGHNSAGNQQYYCHHCRRFFIETKNTPLYDSRLPRTAVLIIAKHSTEKTSIRGVSRVTGHHRDTISRYYHLIGEHAEKLNDYFIHDISAGDCEMDEIWEFVPKKNKNLLTTDSEELGDCWSYTCFKRDSGLFLAFESGKRNIDTCADMLVRFFNRMELPTPENKISIFTDGNVQYSICLPELYCEPCLDYGQVIKVKEKNKLVYVIREKIMGNPDSKAISTSVIEGYNNKIRQRLSRFGRKTASFSKKLNRFISALNIFQFVHNFIEVKSSHKSPAMLESITDHLWNWSEFLNYHVQF is encoded by the exons ATGGTTGGAAAACGTGGTCCTATATTGATTACGTGTCAAAATCCGGATTGTACTTATTTTCAAATTGAAGATGGAAAGAATATTACTAAAAATGGGCATAATTCTGCAGGCAATCAACAGTACTATTGCCATCACTGTCGACGTTTTTTTATTGAAACTAAAAATACTCCTCTGTATGATTCTCGTTTACCACGAACTGCTGTTCTCATAATTGCGAAACACTCGACTGAAAAAACTTCAATTCGAGGAGTATCTCGAGTTACCGGACACCATCGCGACACTATATCTCGATATTATCACTTAATCGGTGAACATGCTGAAAAACTCAACGATTATTTTATTCATGACATTTCCGCGGGGGATTGTGAGATGGATGAAATTTGGGAGTTTGTTC CAAAAAAAAACAAGAATCTCCTAACAACTGACTCTGAAGAATTAGGTGATTGTTGGTCCTATACTTGTTTTAAAAGGGATTCTGGATTATTTTTAGCATTTGAATCTGGAAAAAGAAATATTGATACTTGTGCAGATATGTTAGTTCGATTTTTTAACCGAATGGAACTTCCAACGCCAGAAAACAAAATATCGATTTTTACTGATGGAAACGTCCAATATAGCATTTGTTTACCTGAATTATATTGTGAGCCATGCTTGGATTATGGTCAGGTGATCAAAGTAAAAGAGAAGAATAAACTTGTTTATGTCATTCGAGAGAAAATTATGGGAAATCCAGATAGTAAAGCAATCTCTACCTCAGTCATTGAGGGCTACAATAATAAAATCAGACAACGATTGAGCCGTTTTGGAAGGAAAACTGCCTCTTTTTCAAAAAAACTCAATAGATTCATTTCAGCGCTAAATATCTTTCAATTTGTGCATAATTTTATCGAAGTAAAAAGTAGTCACAAGTCTCCAGCAATGTTAGAAAGTATTACTGATCATCTTTGGAATTGGAGTGAGTTTTTAAACTACCATGTTCAGTTCTAA
- the pglX gene encoding BREX-1 system adenine-specific DNA-methyltransferase PglX, with the protein MAYWVTDRVREIFTQSVPLFDISSVVCGMTTGDNNIFVRNWFEVCDNKCGWGISNPEEAIVSGKKWFPYNKGGEFRKWYGNNTHLVNWENDGSEIVKSGRAYPRSRHLYFKENITWTFISSSKFGVRISNKGYIFDMSGCCAFPKKNSQYFPIVGFLCTKITFDLLMTMNPTLNFQVGNVGVLPWLEEKISIFSDKITSTVKKIITISRQDWDSYETSWDFTTLPLISPEYLSPTIEASYQKLRSHWQEMTTEMKELEEENNKIFIEAYGLQDELTPDVPLSEITLTCNPHYRYDASKPEEELEALLRTDTIKELISYAVGCMFGRYSLDKPGLILANQGETVEDYLKQVPHPTFRPDDDNIIPVLDDEYFPDDIVGRFKNFLKIVFGEKTLSQNLDYIAQALTGKSTPSPEKVIRDYFLKDFFKDHVQRYKKRPIYWMFSSGKQQGFNALIYMHRYNKTTLAKMRTDYLLELEAKLDAELTALSEDPVKNKARISKIKKQIDEMKTWDELLNNKALALIEIDLDDGVVVNYAKFKGLVRAI; encoded by the coding sequence ATTGCTTATTGGGTAACCGATAGAGTAAGAGAAATATTTACTCAATCCGTTCCATTATTTGATATTTCAAGCGTAGTCTGTGGTATGACAACAGGAGATAACAATATTTTCGTTCGAAATTGGTTTGAAGTTTGTGATAATAAATGCGGGTGGGGAATCTCTAACCCAGAGGAAGCAATTGTTTCTGGAAAAAAGTGGTTTCCATATAATAAGGGTGGAGAATTTCGTAAATGGTATGGAAATAATACGCATTTAGTAAATTGGGAGAATGATGGTTCAGAAATAGTAAAATCGGGTCGAGCATATCCAAGATCACGCCATCTATATTTTAAAGAGAATATTACCTGGACCTTTATTAGTTCCTCGAAATTTGGAGTTCGAATTTCAAATAAAGGATATATTTTTGATATGAGTGGATGTTGTGCATTTCCCAAAAAAAATAGTCAATATTTTCCGATTGTTGGTTTTTTATGCACAAAAATTACCTTTGATTTATTAATGACAATGAATCCTACATTAAATTTTCAAGTAGGAAATGTAGGTGTTTTACCTTGGTTAGAGGAAAAAATTAGCATTTTTAGTGATAAAATCACATCAACGGTGAAAAAAATCATTACTATCTCTCGTCAAGACTGGGACTCATACGAAACCTCCTGGGACTTCACCACCCTCCCCCTCATCTCCCCCGAATACCTCTCTCCGACCATCGAAGCCTCCTACCAGAAACTCCGCTCCCATTGGCAGGAGATGACCACCGAGATGAAAGAACTCGAAGAGGAGAACAATAAAATATTTATCGAAGCCTATGGCCTGCAGGACGAACTCACCCCTGACGTCCCCCTCTCCGAGATCACCCTCACCTGCAACCCCCATTACCGGTATGACGCCAGTAAACCGGAAGAGGAACTCGAAGCCCTCCTCCGAACCGATACCATCAAAGAGCTCATCTCCTATGCCGTCGGGTGCATGTTCGGGCGGTACTCACTGGACAAACCAGGCCTTATCCTCGCAAACCAGGGAGAGACCGTCGAGGATTACCTGAAACAGGTACCACACCCCACATTCAGACCTGACGATGACAACATCATCCCGGTCCTTGATGACGAATACTTCCCTGATGACATCGTAGGCAGATTCAAAAATTTCCTTAAGATCGTATTTGGAGAGAAGACCCTCTCCCAGAACCTTGATTACATCGCCCAGGCATTGACCGGAAAGAGCACACCCTCACCAGAGAAGGTCATCAGGGACTACTTCCTCAAGGACTTCTTTAAAGATCACGTCCAGCGATACAAGAAACGGCCCATATACTGGATGTTCTCATCCGGAAAGCAACAGGGATTCAATGCCCTCATCTACATGCACCGGTACAATAAGACGACGCTCGCAAAGATGAGGACCGATTACCTCCTTGAACTCGAAGCAAAACTGGATGCAGAACTCACCGCTTTGAGTGAGGACCCGGTGAAGAACAAAGCACGGATATCCAAGATCAAGAAGCAGATCGATGAGATGAAAACGTGGGATGAACTCCTCAACAACAAGGCACTTGCACTCATCGAGATAGACCTTGATGACGGCGTTGTTGTCAATTATGCAAAGTTTAAGGGACTGGTCCGGGCGATATGA
- the pglZ gene encoding BREX-1 system phosphatase PglZ type A, with protein sequence MAILSIEKTTAAILEKFKTLSEFETRKIVFWYDGEQTAGEEDLTHIREALGEQGIRMHILNGNYFATKKLLEHEDITSSYLIYSAQPEPDYEKNWLLDIQLYSERFENSRISDIKAEIGIEGYDLDPFLGANQKFFSNKRRALGFKKFYEPAWREEDCIRGILAVLSNASAPDVREIIKSVLMGSLHEDENTLWEQIAKFDLTERFWEIVRKQFGYYQESPTLKKLFLSLLITHIDRNATLPLGHLEQFVNAKRQGNECELFISGWMHHARDSARFDSYCTDLLTEQDKKLEKELTSIVDNERIEGYLNPEAPDIFDKSIIRKIVSTLSDGGQDYDKYLSWIEARKTKHYFHEFEDIYAALVSAINLIRLAEQCEEEKILAATPHELFRTYTDRYYLLDYQYRKFYTSYDKTSDKDILKTHIREIVERQYLHITQKIQMKWSDLITAQDRTSWGVELIEPQEQFYTAHVDKIISRNDRDKVAVIISDAMRYEVAVELKENLNKNTNGTIELTSMAGCLPSYTKLGMAALLPHTILEFQKEHILVDGMNADGIENREKILTRTKEESIALRFKELRELRRDQAREKIRGKRVIYIYHNKIDDTGDNQQSEDEVFKAADETIQEIEDMVNRLVNSLNISNIIITADHGFLYTRNALEDIDVIDVAGFDKDQFISSNKRFIISSEKTNLMNTHRFLMDYISDEQKTLYIYTPYADLRFKMAGGGRNFVHGGLSLQEIAIPVLLYNHNKSLSDLDKKGIEYGKVGITLIGQSRKITNNPFKITLFQTENVTEKRGHLKCRIALYDNSGARVSDEKVILADRTTDDPNQRKINITLTMDSKIKNGIYILKAIDEDVKATFRDVLEIPVEVDILIPDDF encoded by the coding sequence ATGGCTATTCTGAGTATTGAGAAGACAACCGCTGCAATCCTGGAGAAATTTAAAACCCTCTCTGAATTTGAGACCAGAAAGATCGTCTTCTGGTACGACGGGGAACAGACCGCCGGGGAAGAGGACCTGACCCATATCAGAGAGGCACTCGGAGAGCAGGGCATTCGGATGCATATCCTGAACGGGAATTATTTTGCCACCAAAAAACTCCTTGAACATGAAGATATCACATCATCCTACCTCATCTACTCAGCCCAGCCTGAACCAGACTATGAGAAGAACTGGCTATTAGACATCCAGCTCTACTCCGAACGGTTCGAAAACAGCCGGATATCAGATATCAAGGCAGAGATAGGAATCGAAGGATATGACCTTGATCCCTTCCTTGGAGCCAACCAGAAATTCTTCTCGAATAAGAGACGTGCCCTTGGATTTAAGAAGTTCTATGAACCAGCCTGGAGAGAAGAGGACTGCATCAGGGGAATACTCGCCGTTCTCTCGAATGCATCCGCCCCGGACGTCCGTGAGATAATAAAGTCGGTCCTGATGGGTTCCCTTCATGAAGATGAGAATACCCTCTGGGAACAGATAGCAAAGTTTGACCTCACCGAACGGTTCTGGGAGATAGTGCGGAAACAATTCGGGTATTACCAGGAGAGCCCGACCCTGAAAAAATTATTCCTAAGTCTTCTCATCACCCACATCGACCGGAATGCCACCCTCCCGCTCGGCCACCTGGAACAGTTCGTCAATGCAAAACGACAAGGAAATGAATGTGAGTTATTCATCTCCGGATGGATGCATCACGCCCGGGATTCAGCCCGATTTGACAGCTACTGCACCGACCTCCTGACGGAACAGGATAAAAAACTCGAGAAAGAACTGACCTCCATCGTGGATAATGAACGAATAGAAGGCTATCTGAATCCCGAAGCACCTGACATCTTTGACAAGAGCATCATCAGAAAGATAGTATCAACCCTCTCCGATGGCGGGCAGGACTATGACAAGTACCTCTCCTGGATCGAAGCACGAAAGACAAAACACTACTTCCATGAGTTTGAGGACATTTACGCTGCCCTGGTATCTGCAATAAACCTCATCCGGCTAGCAGAGCAGTGCGAAGAAGAGAAGATCCTCGCAGCTACCCCTCATGAACTCTTCCGGACCTATACTGACCGGTATTATCTCCTTGACTATCAGTACCGGAAATTCTACACCTCTTATGACAAAACCAGCGATAAAGACATCTTAAAAACCCATATCCGGGAGATTGTCGAGCGGCAGTACCTCCATATCACCCAGAAGATCCAGATGAAATGGAGTGACCTTATCACGGCACAAGACCGGACCAGCTGGGGAGTTGAACTCATAGAGCCCCAGGAACAGTTCTATACCGCCCATGTAGATAAGATCATCTCCAGAAATGACCGTGATAAAGTGGCGGTCATCATCTCCGATGCCATGCGGTACGAGGTAGCCGTTGAACTAAAAGAAAACCTCAATAAGAACACAAACGGCACCATTGAACTCACTTCTATGGCCGGATGTCTCCCTTCATATACCAAACTTGGGATGGCGGCACTCCTTCCTCATACCATACTTGAATTTCAAAAAGAACACATCCTCGTTGACGGAATGAACGCTGATGGCATTGAAAACCGGGAGAAAATTCTCACCAGGACCAAAGAGGAGTCGATTGCACTCCGGTTCAAAGAGCTCCGTGAGCTCAGAAGAGATCAAGCCAGGGAAAAAATCAGGGGAAAGCGGGTGATATATATCTACCACAATAAGATAGATGATACCGGAGATAACCAGCAATCCGAAGATGAAGTGTTCAAAGCCGCTGATGAAACAATCCAGGAGATTGAAGACATGGTAAACCGCCTGGTCAATTCCCTGAACATCAGTAACATCATCATCACGGCAGATCACGGATTTCTCTATACCCGTAATGCCCTTGAAGATATCGATGTCATTGATGTAGCCGGATTTGACAAAGATCAATTCATCTCCTCAAACAAGCGGTTCATCATCAGCAGTGAAAAGACCAACCTCATGAACACCCATCGCTTTCTCATGGATTATATCTCAGATGAACAAAAAACGCTCTATATCTACACACCCTATGCAGATCTCAGGTTTAAAATGGCCGGAGGCGGACGAAATTTCGTCCATGGCGGATTGTCCTTACAAGAGATAGCAATCCCGGTGCTCCTCTATAACCACAACAAATCCCTGTCAGACCTTGATAAAAAGGGTATTGAATATGGAAAGGTTGGCATCACCCTCATCGGACAGAGCAGGAAGATAACGAACAACCCATTCAAAATTACCCTGTTCCAGACCGAAAACGTAACCGAGAAACGAGGACACCTCAAATGCAGGATTGCCCTCTATGATAACTCCGGTGCCAGAGTCAGCGATGAAAAGGTCATTCTGGCCGACAGAACCACAGATGATCCAAACCAGAGAAAAATAAATATCACCCTGACCATGGACAGCAAAATTAAAAATGGTATATACATCCTGAAAGCCATAGATGAAGATGTGAAAGCAACATTCCGCGATGTCCTCGAGATACCCGTTGAAGTTGATATTTTGATACCCGATGATTTTTAA
- a CDS encoding ATP-binding protein, whose product MHEAIFNFLEIKRKDVWSIPLTMLQEVIINALVHADYSQIGVPIRLSFFDDRIEVENPGILLPGMTIEDVKSGVSKIRNRVIARVFRELDLIEQWGSGFRRILQEASDLELTEPVIEEIGMRVRVRVFLSEELVIHTEGLSRDQVGTKSGLSPSGRDQVDLNDEQRMVLQKCIQESGITDLMAVVQRTNRSTFREAVINPLLDKELLEMTIPDKPNSSKQKYRITPKGKDLLAII is encoded by the coding sequence ATGCATGAAGCAATCTTTAACTTCTTAGAAATAAAAAGGAAGGATGTCTGGAGTATTCCGCTCACGATGCTTCAGGAGGTCATCATCAATGCTCTTGTCCATGCAGATTATTCACAGATAGGAGTACCGATACGGTTGTCATTCTTTGATGACCGGATTGAGGTGGAAAATCCCGGCATTCTCCTCCCTGGTATGACGATTGAGGATGTGAAGTCCGGGGTGTCGAAGATCCGGAACCGGGTGATTGCCCGGGTGTTTCGGGAGTTAGATCTGATTGAACAGTGGGGGAGCGGGTTTCGCCGGATACTTCAAGAGGCTTCGGATTTGGAGCTTACCGAACCGGTGATCGAGGAGATCGGGATGCGGGTCCGGGTGAGAGTTTTTCTCTCTGAAGAACTGGTGATTCATACCGAGGGACTAAGTAGGGACCAAGTTGGGACCAAGTCGGGACTCAGTCCTTCCGGCAGGGACCAGGTTGATCTGAATGATGAGCAGCGAATGGTCTTGCAGAAATGCATTCAGGAGTCCGGAATTACAGACCTGATGGCGGTGGTACAGAGAACCAACCGGAGTACGTTCAGAGAAGCGGTGATCAATCCGTTGCTGGATAAGGAGCTGCTGGAGATGACGATACCAGATAAACCAAACAGCAGTAAGCAGAAGTACCGGATTACCCCGAAAGGAAAGGATCTTCTGGCAATTATATGA
- a CDS encoding BREX-1 system adenine-specific DNA-methyltransferase PglX encodes MVDTKSNNPVPNFYRASAEDFKKIPGSPIAWYWPPLELNMVV; translated from the coding sequence ATGGTAGATACGAAGAGTAATAATCCGGTTCCGAATTTTTATCGGGCATCGGCAGAGGATTTTAAGAAGATTCCGGGAAGTCCTATTGCTTGGTACTGGCCTCCTTTAGAACTGAACATGGTAGTTTAA